The region CAGTTATCATGGTATCAGACTTATATCCAAAATCTTAGTGGATGCTGCGCTTTTCTGGATACCGAAGAAGAGAAACTAATAATGAAGCATCACATTACCTATATAGAGAATGGGAAACGAAAGAGTAAAGTATATCAAAAAAGTTATAACATTCATAATTTATCACTTGCGGAAGATGGTAGATTTTTATGTGACTTTTATGAGGATTGTGAGAGTATAAAGGTAGAACTTAATGAAAAGGAGGAGAGGGAGCAGAAGCGACGTAGAGATATTAGAGAAAAAGAGAGAAGATATCACGAGGAGCAGATAAGACGGGAGAGTGTTCTTTTAGCAGAACAGGAAAGAAAGAAGCAACAGAATAATCTAAAATTACAAGAATATCAAGAGTGGTGTAAACAAGAAAAACTTCTAAAAATTGACTTTCATACCGTAACATTACCAGAAGGTATACGAAGGGATGTGTTATTAAACTGTATCGAAATGATGAAAAATGATCAGGAAGAAATGATATCAAAAAGATATTTGGACTATATTTATAAGCTTATTAAGGAATAATTTTGATACGAATAATATGGGGGGAGTAGTATGGAGATTAAAGGATACACTTATGGCTATATGGCAAAGAGAGGTGCTTATCAAAGTGAAGCGGCTAAAGAATCACAAGAAGCTATGTTTGATCTTGGCGTAAACTGGATGTGCTTAGCATTTCCTCTTATGCAGGATACCTATCAGTCAACTGAAATTCGATTTGATTATCGATATGACATCACAGAAAAAGATATTGTGGTAGCGATAAGACGAGCCAAGGATCGTAATATAAAGGTTTGTCTAAAACCTATGGTAAATTGTAAAGATCATATATGGAGAGCTTATATTGATTTCCCAGACGAAGATTTTTTAGGAAAGGATTCTTATTGGAAACAATGGTTTGAATCTTATACAGCTTTTTTATTGCATTACGCAGAAATCGCACAAGATACAGGCTGCGAGATGTTTTGTATTGGTTGTGAGATGCTTGGAACAGAAAGAAAAGAAGAGTACTGGCGAGAGCTAATTAAAAAGATTCGTGAAGTCTATGAAGGACCAATTACATATAATACCAACCATGGTAGGGAGGATAAGGTTAGCTGGTTTGATGCTCTTGACTATATTGGTACTTCTGCCTACTATCCAGTTGCAAGAGCAGGTGGAGCCCTAAAGAAAAGTATGGTAAATGAGTGGAGTAAGATTCGTGATAATCTTAGAACACTTAGCGAGAAGTTAAATAAAAAAATTATATTTATGGAAATTGGTTGCCGTAGTGCGAAAGGTTGTGCCACAATGCCATGGGATTTCATGCATATGGAGCTTGAAAGAGATGAAGAAGAGCAAGCAGCATTTTATGAATCCTGCTTAGAAGTTTTCTTTGATGAACCGTGGTTTTGCGGAATATTTTGGTGGGATTGGAGTACTGAAATCTATAGTACCGAGGAAGAAGCAAAGAAAGATGTTGGATTTAATATCCATAGAAAAAAGGCGGAAGATGTAATAAAGAAGTGGTATCAAAAAGAATAGATTTATTTCATGATGCAAATAAATAGTTCTTTTCCCTGATGAGAAATCCATGCCATAAAAATAGAAAGTTCAAAGTACGAGCTTTCTATTTTTATGTATTTATAAATTTAAGGAGTTAAGCATAATAAGATATCAACACTACCTATTAGGCATCATCTTTTTTAACATTTCTAATTTCATCTTATCTGCTGGTGACATATTCGCTGTCAGTAAGTCCGTTATAACATTGACCTCCTGTGGTGTAAAATCCATGCTCATGGCTTTAAGCTTTGAGTTTGCTTTCATAAGATTAGGTAAAGCTCTCTCCATTGATAGACCTTGTGATTCTTTTATTAATTCAAGCATAACTTGCTTCTTATAAGGGTGCATGTTACGTAGAGATTCGTTATTCATCCAATCAGTATTCATATTTTTACCTCATTTCTTTTTTACTAATCTTACAACTTAAATTTAAGTTGGCATAAACATCCCGGATTCAAACATCTTCTTCATAGTGTCAAAGGTGTTTTTTTGCTCTGGAGGCACCATACTAGCAAGCATATCAAACATCTGTTGATTATTTTGTCTAGCTGGTGAATGATTACCCGATTGCCCGGACTGAGTATTTGATGCCGCAGAAACATTCTGTGCTTGTTTTGGTGAATTACCTTTTCTAGCTGCTTCAGCAGCTGATCTTGTAGCGCGATAAGGTGCATTGTTCGTATAATATGGGGCACTTGTAACATCTCTATTCATATTTCCCATATCATATGGTGGTAGATTGACTGGAGGGGGAACATTGTAATTTGGCCAATTTGTTTGCACATTACCAGATGTAGGGGAATTTCCAGGCATTTGCATATTAGAGGCCTCAGAAACTGTTTGGCCTGCTGTATTTGTAGTTGCATCAGGTGGTGGGCCTTGACCATACATGGCTTGGTAGAGTAGATCATACGGAGTAGGAGAGGTGCTTTCATAATAGGAGTTATCATAATTCATAGAAGATGGTGGTGGAGCTGACGCATTTGGTGGAGGATAACCCTGTGAATTGTAATCTTGTGAAGGAGCATTTTGTGTTGGGGAACCTGATGTTGCTCCTGCAAATGGTGAACCACTCATCGTATTCATCATATTCATCATATTCATTATGTTTGGTAAATTATTCATCATATCCTGCATGTTATTCATTCCTTGCATGTTATTCATTCCTTGCATATTATTCATTCCTGGCATATTCATCATCCCTGACATATTTTGATACATATCCATAACGCGTTTCATACTAAATATATTAAGTACATTATCAACAAGCGATATTTCTGGTGGTGTACAGTATGGACGGATACTTCTTAGTATTCCCTCAAAGTTAATAGACCCCTCTCCTTTTCCTGAGCCAAAAAGCCCCTGTAATCCTGGGAAAAGTCCCTGTAGTCCTGGAAGGCCGGTAGCACTAACTGTATCATCTTTCGTATCTGCCTTCTTCCTACCAAACAGACCTAGTCCTCCCTGTTGTCTAAAGGTACGAATCATATCCATAAAATCGTTGAATTTTATAAATAGATCCGCAGTTTTTCTTGTGCCAGCATCAAGGTATGGAGCAGCTGCTTGAATCATTTTGGAAGTACGACTTTGCCCAGAAAAAGAGGTAATGTTATCAGGGCTTTTCTCAGCCTGATTCGTCTCCTCCATAAGAACTCCTCCTTGTTGTCCGATTATGCAAGAAATTGTTGTATAGAGTTTTAATAGGGTTATATTTGCCATCTTGCCTATAACAATATATTCTAAAGGTCATAAAAATAGACCGCAGGTTCTTACATGGTGTAAGATGCGGTCTATAAAAATCTAATTCGGGTATTCTAGCTGTTCTTCCGTTATAGAATCAAGTACTTCAGTAAGATAACGTTTGGCAAGGAATTTTGCCATTGGTAAATTCATATCGAGATAATTTCCACAATGAATTGCTGCTGCACCAGGAATCTCGCCTTCAAACTCGCTTATAAATGTAAATAGTTCCTTCATCAAAGGAATGATTTCTGCGGAAGTATAATCACCTGATAGTAATAGATAAAAACCAGTTCGGCAACCCATTGGCCCAAAATAGATTATTTTACTACCAAATACCGCATGGTTTCTTAAAAAAGTAGCGGCTAGATGTTCTATGGCATGCATCTCTGCGGTATTCATTACAGGTTCAAAGTTCGGACGTGTCATACGAAGATCGAAAGTAGTAATAATAGCATCACCAGCACTGTCTTTTCTAGAAACATAGACACCAGGCAGCAATTTTAAATGATCAATTGTAAAACTTGCAATAGGTTTCATATTTCTTATAAATGCATCCTTTTCGATACATTTATCCTCCTTTATTATCTTTGCATTGAATTATACCATAGTAATCTCCAGATAGAAAGAAAAAATCAGCAAGAAGAGAAGCAAAAAAATCGGCAAGAAGGGAAATAAAAAGTAGTAAGAAGAGAAACAACATGGATTTTTTTATGTAAATCGTATATAATCAAAACCATAATGTGATAGGATTGGAGAATTCATATGATAAAAAATATTATTTTTGATATTGGTCAGGTGCTTGCAGAATTTCGTTGGCGTGACTATATTGACGAACTTACAATCAAAGAAGAGTATAAAGAAAGATTGGCAAAGGCAACGGTATTATCTCCCTATTGGAATGAAGTGGATCGAGGTGTTTTATCAAAAGAAGAGATTATGAAACGATGTATTTCAATCGATCCTGAAATAGAAAAAGAAATCAAATTATTTTTTGATGATACAAGTCAGTTAGTCGAAGAGTTTGAGTATTCCGAAGAACTGGTGAAAGATCTTAAGAGTCAGGGGTATCACATTTATATTTTATCAAACTATGGCCGAGAGAATTTTTCTTATGTAAAGAATGTATTTCGTTTCCTAAAACATGTAGATGGGGCAGTAATATCCTATGAGGAGCAGCATATAAAACCAGAGCCTCAAATCTATGAAGCATTAATATCCCGTTATGGAATCGTTCCAGAAGAATCGGTATTTTTAGATGATTTAGCAGGTAATCTTGAAGGTGCAAAAACATTCCACTTTCATACAATTTGCTTTCACTCTTTGTGGCAAGCAAAAAAAGAGCTCAGAAACTTGGGAGTTATGGTAGAAGAGAGAGAATTTGATAGTATCATCTTTGATTTGGATGGTACCATGTGGGATTCCACAGAGAATGCTGCGATTGTGTGGAAGGAAATAGCGAAGAAGGATAGTCGTATCACGGATGAGGTCACAGGTCCTAAGTTAAAGGCATTATATGGTTTACCATTAGAAGATATCGCAAGAGGATTATTTTTAAGTGTTCCGGAGGACGTAGCTATAGAGACAATGGAAAAGTGTGTCGTAGCACAGTGCCCTTATTTGGCGGAACATGGTGGAATTCTTTTAGGTAAGATTGAAGAAACCTTAAAAGAACTTTCAAAAAAATACCGTTTGTTTATTGTTAGTAATTGTAAGAGTGGCTATATTGAAGCGTTTTTAGAAGCGCATAAGTTAGGACAGTATTTTGATGATTTTGAGTGCCCCGGTGGTACTGGAAAATTAAAAGCAGATAATATTCGCATTGTGATGAAACGTAATCAATTGAGAAATCCAATCTATGTTGGGGATACAGGCGGGGATGGAGACGCTGCACATCAAGCAAAGATTCCTTTTGTATATGCGCGCTATGGATTTGGAGAAGCAACGGAGTATGAATATGTTATAGATTCCTTTGATCAATTAACTACATTACGAATGACTGAATAGTTAAAAAATAGAAAAGTAGTCTAGTTAATGGAATGATATCTTGATTAAAACTTACAGTGGGAGCGAAGCTAAAAGAAATGCGATAAGTTTGTGCTGCGCCAAACTTGAGCCATTAGCTATTCCTAAAAGATAGTCGCAGCATGGAGGCTAAATATGAAAATTGTAATCATGGAAGCAAACACTTTGGGAAACGATGTTGATTTAGGCATGTTTCAAGAGTTTGGTGATGTCGTTATCTATGGAGAATCCAATCCGTTAGAAAATGCAGAAAGAATAAAAGACGCTGATGTTATCATAGTAAATAAAATTCCAATGAACGAGGATATTCTGAAAGGTGCAACAAAGTTAAAATTAATTTGCTTAACTGCGACGGGAACAAATAATATAGATTTTACGTATACCGAAAAACGTGGAATTTCGGTAGCCAATGTAAAGGGCTACTCAACCCAGTCTGTAGTACAGCATACGTTTGCCTTATTATTTTACGTATATGAAAAATTAGCTTACTATGATCAATATGTAAAGTCTGGGGATTATACAAGAAGCGATATCTTTAGTAATTTCGATGTGAAATTTCATGAATTGTATGGAAAAACTTTCGGTATCATAGGGCTTGGAGAAATCGGACAGGGAGTAGCTAAAATTGCAGAGTTATTTGGTTGCAAAGTGGTTTATTACTCCACTTCTGGTAAAAATCTAAATTCTGATTACGAAAGAGTGGATTTACAAACCTTGTTAAAAATCTCAGATGTAGTTTCTATTCATGCTCCGTTGACTAAAGCGACGACGAATTTAATCGGAGAAGCTGAATTAGAGATGATGAAGCCAGATGCTATTTTATTAAATCTAGGACGTGGAGCAATCGTAAATCAAGAAGCATTAGCAAATGCTTTGTTAGCAGGAAAAATTGGTGGCGCAGGGCTCGATGTTTTAACAGTGGAACCAATGCTCGCTGATAATCCGTTGCTAAAAGTAAAAGATAGCACCCGATTAATCATAACACCACACATAGCCTGGGCTACTGTAGAAGCAAGAAATCGCTGCGCGAAAGAGGTATATTTTAATATAAAGTCATATCTATCGGGTGAACCAAGAAATATTGTAGAGTAGAAAAGTCTTATTAAGCCTTAAGTGAATAAAGACGAAAAGCGAGCACATATTTGAATTCTTAAGAAGTGTTTTTCTTATAGAATTTCAAGTGTACTCGCTTTTTCTAATTAGGAGGTATTGGCTATCTTGTGGTATTATTAGCACATCTGTCTATAGTAATCGATTGCACATTCCACTTGCTCTCCAAATTCCTGATGAGCTTTAAAGAAAAAGCAAAGAACACGGTCGATAATATCTTGATTACACTTA is a window of Lachnoclostridium phytofermentans ISDg DNA encoding:
- a CDS encoding competence protein CoiA, which encodes MDICLYNGTEICTYDLKDESGIYYQDIVMEWKRRAAERKLICVDCGSPVYLAAGLIKEPYFAHYDIVSCAYGKRMESQELMRGKRLLYHMLKRSFPTKEIHIRHRLPNGLYATCYVKNGEGYDIAIDYRLQTLPIKELDLRVQYYDEQEIIPVFLLGIRQDKKEGQLSWYQTYIQNLSGCCAFLDTEEEKLIMKHHITYIENGKRKSKVYQKSYNIHNLSLAEDGRFLCDFYEDCESIKVELNEKEEREQKRRRDIREKERRYHEEQIRRESVLLAEQERKKQQNNLKLQEYQEWCKQEKLLKIDFHTVTLPEGIRRDVLLNCIEMMKNDQEEMISKRYLDYIYKLIKE
- a CDS encoding glycoside hydrolase family 113, coding for MEIKGYTYGYMAKRGAYQSEAAKESQEAMFDLGVNWMCLAFPLMQDTYQSTEIRFDYRYDITEKDIVVAIRRAKDRNIKVCLKPMVNCKDHIWRAYIDFPDEDFLGKDSYWKQWFESYTAFLLHYAEIAQDTGCEMFCIGCEMLGTERKEEYWRELIKKIREVYEGPITYNTNHGREDKVSWFDALDYIGTSAYYPVARAGGALKKSMVNEWSKIRDNLRTLSEKLNKKIIFMEIGCRSAKGCATMPWDFMHMELERDEEEQAAFYESCLEVFFDEPWFCGIFWWDWSTEIYSTEEEAKKDVGFNIHRKKAEDVIKKWYQKE
- a CDS encoding S-ribosylhomocysteine lyase yields the protein MKPIASFTIDHLKLLPGVYVSRKDSAGDAIITTFDLRMTRPNFEPVMNTAEMHAIEHLAATFLRNHAVFGSKIIYFGPMGCRTGFYLLLSGDYTSAEIIPLMKELFTFISEFEGEIPGAAAIHCGNYLDMNLPMAKFLAKRYLTEVLDSITEEQLEYPN
- a CDS encoding HAD-IA family hydrolase encodes the protein MIKNIIFDIGQVLAEFRWRDYIDELTIKEEYKERLAKATVLSPYWNEVDRGVLSKEEIMKRCISIDPEIEKEIKLFFDDTSQLVEEFEYSEELVKDLKSQGYHIYILSNYGRENFSYVKNVFRFLKHVDGAVISYEEQHIKPEPQIYEALISRYGIVPEESVFLDDLAGNLEGAKTFHFHTICFHSLWQAKKELRNLGVMVEEREFDSIIFDLDGTMWDSTENAAIVWKEIAKKDSRITDEVTGPKLKALYGLPLEDIARGLFLSVPEDVAIETMEKCVVAQCPYLAEHGGILLGKIEETLKELSKKYRLFIVSNCKSGYIEAFLEAHKLGQYFDDFECPGGTGKLKADNIRIVMKRNQLRNPIYVGDTGGDGDAAHQAKIPFVYARYGFGEATEYEYVIDSFDQLTTLRMTE
- a CDS encoding D-2-hydroxyacid dehydrogenase; the encoded protein is MKIVIMEANTLGNDVDLGMFQEFGDVVIYGESNPLENAERIKDADVIIVNKIPMNEDILKGATKLKLICLTATGTNNIDFTYTEKRGISVANVKGYSTQSVVQHTFALLFYVYEKLAYYDQYVKSGDYTRSDIFSNFDVKFHELYGKTFGIIGLGEIGQGVAKIAELFGCKVVYYSTSGKNLNSDYERVDLQTLLKISDVVSIHAPLTKATTNLIGEAELEMMKPDAILLNLGRGAIVNQEALANALLAGKIGGAGLDVLTVEPMLADNPLLKVKDSTRLIITPHIAWATVEARNRCAKEVYFNIKSYLSGEPRNIVE